Proteins from a genomic interval of Haemophilus parainfluenzae T3T1:
- the rpoC gene encoding DNA-directed RNA polymerase subunit beta' encodes MKDLVKFLKAQSKTSEDFDVIKIGLASPDMIRSWSFGEVKKPETINYRTFKPERDGLFCARIFGPVKDYECLCGKYKRLKHRGVICEKCGVEVTQTKVRRERMGHIELACPVAHIWFLKSLPSRIGLLLDMPLRDIERVLYFEMYIVTEPGMTDLERGQLLTEEQFLDAEDRWQDEFEAKMGAEAIQDLLKGIDLEVECEKLREELQETNSETKRKKITKRLKLLEAFQQSGNKPEWMVMTVLPVLPPDLRPLVPLDGGRFATSDLNDLYRRVINRNNRLKRLLDLIAPDIIVRNEKRMLQESVDALLDNGRRGRAITGSNRRPLKSLADMIKGKQGRFRQNLLGKRVDYSGRSVITVGPYLHLHQCGLPKKMALELFRPFIYAKLESRGYATTIKAAKKMVEREDAIVWDILAEVIREHPILLNRAPTLHRLGIQAFEPLLIEGKAIQLHPLVCAAFNADFDGDQMAVHVPLTLEAQLEARALMMSTNNVLSPANGDPIIVPSQDVVLGLYYMTREKVNGKGEGMLLQDPREAEKAYRTGEAELHSRVKVRITEYVKNEAGEFEEKTTLTDTTIGRAILWMIAPKGMPYSLFNQTLGKKAISKLINEAYRRLGLKEAVMFADHIMYTGFAYAARSGSSVGIDDMVIPEKKYEIISAAEEEVAEIQEQFQSGLVTAGERYNKVIDIWAAANERVAKAMMENLSQEEVINREGNPEKQASFNSIFMMADSGARGSAAQIRQLAGMRGLMARPDGSIIETPITANFREGLNVLQYFISTHGARKGLADTALKTANSGYLTRRLVDVAQDLVIVEDDCGTHEGLVMTPLIEGGDEKVPLRELVLGRVVAEDVYKPGTEEVLIARNTLLDEKLCDVLDANSVDSVKVRSVVTCDTDFGVCAKCYGRDLARGHLINQGEAVGVIAAQSIGEPGTQLTMRTFHIGGAASAAAKESSVQIKNNGTLHLANAKFVVNDEGKLVLTSRNTELTVTDEFGRTKEHYKVPYGTVLNKADGQEVSAGETVANWDPHTMPVVSEVSGFVKFIDIVDGLTVTRQTDELTGLSSIVVQDVGERATAGKDLRPTIKLVDAKGNDIFLPETDVIAQYFLPGKAIVSLDDGAEVKVGEPLARIPQESVGTKDITGGLPRVADLFEARKPKEPAILAEISGIVSFGKETKGKRRLLITPTEGEIYEEMIPKWRQLNVFEGEMVERGDVISDGAETPHDILRLRGVRAVTEYIVNEVQEVYRLQGVKINDKHIEVIVRQMLRKAVITKAYDSEFLEGEQVEVARVKIVNRKREAEGKPPVEFERELLGITKASLATESFISAASFQETTRVLTEAAVAGKRDELRGLKENVIVGRLIPAGTGFAYHQGRHKKRIVDDVVIKLSEDDEAAIADEFVMTADDATTNLAEMLNMADDAE; translated from the coding sequence GTGAAAGACTTAGTTAAGTTTTTAAAAGCACAATCAAAAACCAGTGAAGATTTTGATGTGATTAAAATTGGGTTAGCTTCTCCAGACATGATCCGTTCTTGGTCATTTGGTGAAGTTAAAAAACCTGAAACAATCAACTATCGTACGTTCAAACCTGAGCGTGACGGTCTTTTCTGTGCACGTATCTTCGGGCCAGTAAAAGATTACGAATGTTTATGTGGAAAATATAAACGCTTAAAACACCGTGGTGTGATTTGTGAAAAATGTGGTGTTGAAGTAACACAAACTAAAGTGCGTCGTGAACGTATGGGCCACATTGAATTGGCTTGTCCTGTGGCACACATTTGGTTCTTAAAATCACTTCCGTCCCGTATCGGTTTATTACTTGATATGCCGTTACGTGATATTGAGCGTGTGCTTTACTTTGAAATGTACATCGTAACCGAACCGGGTATGACCGATTTGGAACGTGGACAGTTATTAACTGAAGAACAATTCCTTGATGCAGAAGACCGCTGGCAAGATGAATTCGAAGCGAAAATGGGTGCTGAAGCAATTCAAGATTTACTTAAAGGTATTGATCTTGAAGTGGAATGTGAAAAATTACGTGAAGAGTTACAAGAAACTAACTCTGAAACCAAACGTAAGAAAATCACTAAACGCTTAAAATTATTAGAAGCTTTCCAACAATCTGGTAACAAACCAGAGTGGATGGTGATGACTGTATTACCAGTACTTCCACCAGATTTACGTCCGTTAGTACCATTAGATGGTGGTCGTTTTGCAACTTCTGACTTGAACGATTTATATCGTCGCGTGATCAACCGTAACAACCGTTTAAAACGTTTATTGGATTTAATCGCACCAGATATTATCGTGCGTAACGAAAAACGTATGTTACAAGAATCTGTTGATGCGTTATTAGATAATGGTCGTCGTGGTCGTGCGATTACGGGGTCTAACCGTCGTCCATTGAAATCACTTGCGGATATGATCAAAGGTAAACAAGGTCGTTTCCGTCAAAACTTATTAGGTAAACGTGTTGACTATTCAGGCCGTTCTGTAATCACTGTAGGTCCATACTTGCACTTACACCAATGTGGTTTACCGAAGAAAATGGCATTGGAATTATTCCGTCCGTTTATCTACGCAAAATTAGAAAGCCGTGGTTATGCAACTACAATCAAAGCGGCTAAGAAAATGGTTGAGCGTGAAGACGCGATCGTTTGGGATATCTTGGCAGAAGTTATTCGTGAGCACCCAATTCTATTGAACCGTGCACCGACACTTCACCGTTTAGGTATCCAAGCGTTTGAACCACTTCTAATCGAAGGTAAAGCAATCCAGTTACACCCACTTGTTTGTGCAGCGTTCAACGCGGACTTCGATGGTGACCAAATGGCGGTTCACGTCCCATTAACACTTGAAGCTCAGTTAGAAGCGCGTGCGTTAATGATGTCAACCAACAACGTACTTTCACCTGCAAACGGTGATCCAATTATCGTTCCATCACAAGACGTGGTGTTGGGTCTTTACTATATGACCCGTGAAAAAGTAAACGGTAAAGGTGAAGGCATGTTATTGCAAGATCCGCGCGAAGCTGAAAAAGCATATCGCACAGGTGAAGCAGAGTTACATTCTCGCGTTAAAGTACGTATTACTGAATATGTGAAAAATGAAGCTGGCGAATTCGAAGAGAAAACCACATTAACCGACACCACTATCGGTCGTGCAATCTTATGGATGATTGCACCAAAAGGTATGCCTTATTCATTGTTCAACCAAACATTAGGTAAAAAAGCAATTTCTAAACTTATCAACGAAGCTTATCGTCGTTTAGGTTTGAAAGAAGCGGTAATGTTTGCTGACCATATTATGTATACCGGTTTTGCTTATGCTGCTCGTTCAGGTTCTTCTGTGGGTATCGACGATATGGTTATCCCAGAGAAAAAATACGAAATTATTTCTGCAGCGGAAGAAGAAGTGGCAGAAATTCAAGAACAGTTCCAATCTGGTCTTGTAACAGCTGGCGAACGTTATAACAAAGTCATCGATATTTGGGCTGCGGCGAATGAGCGCGTAGCGAAAGCGATGATGGAAAACTTATCTCAGGAAGAAGTAATCAACCGTGAAGGTAACCCTGAGAAACAAGCTTCTTTCAACAGTATCTTTATGATGGCTGACTCTGGTGCGCGTGGTTCTGCAGCTCAGATTCGTCAGTTAGCAGGTATGCGTGGTTTGATGGCGCGTCCAGATGGTTCGATCATCGAAACCCCAATTACAGCGAACTTCCGTGAAGGTTTGAACGTACTTCAGTACTTTATTTCAACCCACGGTGCGCGTAAAGGTTTGGCGGATACCGCATTAAAAACAGCAAACTCTGGTTACTTAACTCGTCGTTTAGTTGACGTGGCACAAGACTTAGTGATCGTTGAAGATGACTGTGGTACACACGAAGGCTTAGTCATGACTCCATTAATTGAAGGTGGTGATGAGAAAGTTCCACTTCGCGAATTAGTGTTAGGTCGTGTTGTAGCTGAAGATGTGTACAAACCAGGTACAGAAGAGGTCTTAATTGCACGTAACACTTTATTAGATGAAAAACTTTGTGATGTGTTAGATGCAAACTCAGTGGACAGCGTAAAAGTACGTTCTGTTGTAACTTGTGATACTGACTTCGGTGTATGTGCGAAATGTTACGGTCGTGACTTAGCGCGTGGTCACCTCATCAACCAAGGTGAAGCAGTTGGTGTTATCGCTGCTCAATCTATCGGTGAGCCAGGTACACAGTTAACCATGCGTACGTTCCACATCGGTGGTGCAGCTTCTGCAGCAGCGAAAGAATCTAGCGTACAAATCAAAAACAACGGTACTTTACACCTTGCTAACGCGAAATTCGTTGTTAATGACGAAGGTAAATTAGTTTTAACTTCTCGTAATACTGAATTAACCGTTACAGATGAATTTGGTCGTACGAAAGAACACTATAAAGTGCCTTACGGTACTGTGTTGAATAAAGCAGATGGTCAAGAAGTATCAGCGGGTGAAACAGTAGCAAACTGGGATCCACATACCATGCCAGTTGTCTCTGAAGTATCAGGTTTTGTGAAATTCATCGATATCGTGGACGGTTTAACTGTAACTCGTCAAACGGATGAATTAACTGGTCTTTCTTCTATCGTGGTACAAGACGTGGGTGAACGTGCAACTGCAGGTAAAGATTTACGTCCAACCATCAAATTAGTTGATGCAAAAGGTAACGATATCTTCTTACCTGAAACTGACGTTATTGCACAATACTTCTTACCAGGTAAAGCAATCGTAAGTTTAGATGACGGTGCGGAAGTGAAAGTGGGTGAACCACTTGCACGTATTCCACAAGAATCTGTGGGTACTAAAGATATTACCGGTGGTCTTCCACGCGTTGCTGATTTATTCGAAGCACGTAAACCGAAAGAGCCAGCAATCTTGGCTGAAATTTCAGGTATCGTGTCCTTCGGTAAAGAAACCAAAGGTAAACGTCGCTTGTTAATCACCCCAACTGAAGGTGAAATCTACGAAGAAATGATTCCAAAATGGCGTCAACTCAACGTATTTGAAGGCGAGATGGTAGAACGTGGTGATGTGATTTCTGATGGTGCAGAGACTCCACACGATATCTTACGTTTACGTGGTGTTCGTGCTGTAACTGAATATATCGTGAACGAAGTGCAAGAAGTTTACCGCTTACAAGGGGTAAAAATTAACGATAAGCACATCGAAGTAATCGTACGTCAAATGTTACGTAAAGCAGTCATCACTAAAGCTTATGACAGCGAATTCCTCGAAGGGGAACAAGTTGAAGTGGCTCGCGTGAAAATTGTGAACCGTAAACGTGAAGCGGAAGGTAAACCACCAGTTGAATTCGAACGTGAATTACTTGGTATTACCAAAGCGTCATTGGCGACAGAATCCTTCATTTCTGCGGCATCGTTCCAAGAAACCACTCGCGTGCTTACTGAAGCAGCGGTGGCGGGTAAACGTGATGAATTACGTGGCTTGAAAGAGAACGTAATCGTAGGTCGTTTAATCCCTGCAGGTACTGGTTTTGCGTATCACCAAGGTCGTCATAAAAAACGTATTGTAGATGATGTTGTGATTAAATTGTCTGAAGACGATGAAGCAGCAATTGCTGATGAATTCGTGATGACAGCAGATGATGCAACAACTAACTTGGCAGAAATGCTTAATATGGCAGATGATGCAGAGTAA
- a CDS encoding MetQ/NlpA family lipoprotein, with amino-acid sequence MKLKNLFAITAIASALVLTGCKEEKKADAVSTAPAATSIKVGVMAGPEHQVAETAAKVAKDKYNLNVEFVLFNDYALPNTAVSKGDLDANAMQHKPYLDEDVKAKNLNNLVIVGNTFVYPLAGYSKTIKNVNELKDGAKVVVPNDPSNRGRALILLEKQGLIKLKNSNDLLSTVADIVENPKNLKISEVDTSVAARALDDVDLAVVNNTYAGQVGLNAQDNGVFVEDKDSPYVNIIVARTDNKDSKAIQDFVKAYQTEEVYQEAKKHFKDGVVKGW; translated from the coding sequence ATGAAATTAAAAAACTTATTTGCTATAACCGCTATCGCGTCAGCATTAGTATTAACAGGTTGTAAAGAAGAGAAAAAAGCAGATGCAGTGTCAACTGCGCCTGCAGCAACATCAATCAAAGTTGGTGTAATGGCGGGTCCTGAACACCAAGTTGCAGAAACTGCTGCAAAAGTGGCAAAAGATAAATACAACTTAAATGTTGAATTTGTTTTATTCAATGACTATGCGTTACCAAATACTGCTGTATCTAAAGGTGATTTAGATGCTAACGCAATGCAACACAAACCTTACTTAGATGAAGATGTAAAAGCGAAAAACTTAAACAATCTAGTGATCGTTGGTAACACCTTTGTTTACCCGCTTGCTGGCTATTCTAAAACCATCAAAAATGTAAATGAATTAAAAGATGGCGCGAAAGTTGTTGTGCCAAATGACCCATCAAACCGTGGTCGTGCATTAATCCTTCTTGAAAAACAAGGTTTAATCAAACTTAAAAATTCTAACGATCTTCTTTCAACTGTCGCAGATATCGTTGAAAATCCGAAAAACTTAAAAATTTCTGAAGTAGATACCTCTGTTGCAGCTCGTGCATTAGATGATGTTGATCTTGCGGTTGTAAATAACACTTATGCTGGTCAAGTTGGCTTAAATGCACAAGATAACGGCGTATTTGTAGAAGACAAAGATTCTCCATACGTAAACATCATCGTTGCGCGTACTGATAACAAAGACAGTAAAGCGATCCAAGATTTCGTGAAAGCATACCAAACTGAAGAAGTTTACCAAGAAGCGAAAAAACACTTTAAAGATGGTGTTGTAAAAGGCTGGTAA
- a CDS encoding methionine ABC transporter permease, with the protein MFNELWATFSQQFPDNFASLLTVSTVETIYMSVLSTLIAALLGLPLGFLTFLTNKGAILENKKLNAFLNVIINIGRSIPYIILLLALIPLTSWLLPGGSIGSNAAIVSLSAAATPFFARLTSNALFEIPTGLTETAKAMGATNWQIIRKFYLPESLPTIINAITLTFVTLIGYTAMAGTQGGGGLGSLAINYGVYRNMPSVTWAATIVIVIIVMLSQKLGDTLAKRVDHR; encoded by the coding sequence ATGTTCAATGAGTTATGGGCAACATTTAGCCAACAATTCCCCGATAACTTCGCGAGTTTACTGACGGTATCGACCGTTGAAACAATTTATATGTCAGTATTATCGACATTAATTGCGGCTTTATTAGGCTTACCACTGGGTTTTTTAACCTTCTTAACCAATAAAGGGGCGATTTTAGAAAACAAAAAACTCAATGCGTTCTTAAACGTCATTATTAATATCGGACGTTCAATCCCTTATATTATTTTGTTACTTGCTTTAATTCCGCTTACCAGTTGGTTACTTCCTGGCGGTAGTATTGGTTCTAATGCTGCAATTGTGTCATTAAGTGCAGCGGCAACACCATTTTTTGCTCGCCTAACAAGTAATGCACTCTTTGAGATTCCAACCGGTTTAACAGAAACCGCAAAAGCAATGGGCGCAACCAATTGGCAAATTATTCGTAAATTCTATTTACCTGAATCATTACCAACGATTATTAATGCCATTACGCTCACTTTCGTGACATTAATTGGCTATACCGCAATGGCGGGAACGCAAGGTGGTGGCGGCTTAGGAAGCCTCGCCATTAACTATGGTGTCTATCGTAATATGCCATCGGTAACTTGGGCGGCAACGATTGTTATCGTGATTATCGTGATGCTCAGCCAAAAATTAGGCGATACGCTCGCAAAACGAGTGGATCACCGTTAA
- the metN gene encoding methionine ABC transporter ATP-binding protein MetN, translating into MIKLNNITKIFTLPDKKLTALDNVSLHVPKGQICGVIGASGAGKSTLIRCVNLLERPTHGAVLIDDVDLTQLSDAELVKTRRQIGMIFQHFNLLTSRTVFENVALPLELENKSKAEIQEKTTALLALVGLSDKHNVYPANLSGGQKQRVAIARALASDPKVLLCDEATSALDPATTQSILKLLKEINRTLGITILLITHEMEVVKRICDQVAVIDKGRLIEQGTVSEIFSNPKTELAQEFISSTFHITLPEEYLENLSDTPKHAKSYPIIKFEFTGRSVDAPLLSQASKKFGVELSILTSQIDYAGGVKFGFTIAEVEGDEDAITQTKVYLMENNVRVEVLGYVQ; encoded by the coding sequence ATGATTAAGCTAAATAACATTACGAAGATTTTTACACTTCCGGATAAAAAACTGACCGCACTTGATAATGTTTCATTACATGTGCCGAAGGGGCAGATTTGTGGTGTCATTGGTGCCTCTGGTGCAGGTAAAAGTACACTTATCCGTTGTGTAAACTTATTAGAAAGACCGACTCACGGTGCTGTGCTCATCGATGATGTGGATCTGACTCAGCTTTCTGACGCTGAATTAGTGAAAACACGCCGCCAAATCGGCATGATTTTCCAACATTTTAATTTATTGACCTCTCGAACCGTTTTTGAAAACGTAGCATTGCCACTTGAATTAGAAAATAAATCGAAAGCAGAAATTCAAGAAAAAACGACCGCACTTTTAGCGCTTGTAGGATTAAGTGATAAACATAATGTGTATCCTGCTAATCTCTCTGGTGGTCAAAAACAACGAGTAGCGATTGCGCGTGCACTTGCAAGCGATCCAAAAGTCTTACTTTGTGATGAAGCCACCAGCGCATTGGATCCGGCCACAACTCAATCCATTCTAAAATTATTAAAAGAAATCAACCGCACTTTAGGTATCACCATTCTTCTTATCACCCATGAAATGGAAGTGGTTAAACGTATCTGCGACCAAGTTGCCGTGATTGATAAAGGCCGCCTGATTGAACAAGGCACGGTTAGTGAGATTTTCTCTAATCCGAAAACAGAATTGGCCCAAGAGTTTATCAGCTCGACCTTCCACATTACGTTGCCAGAAGAATATTTAGAAAATTTATCTGATACGCCAAAACACGCTAAATCGTATCCAATCATCAAATTTGAATTTACCGGTCGTTCCGTCGATGCGCCATTACTTTCTCAAGCATCGAAAAAGTTTGGTGTGGAACTCAGTATCTTAACATCACAAATTGATTATGCCGGTGGCGTTAAATTTGGCTTTACGATTGCTGAAGTTGAAGGTGATGAAGATGCAATTACACAAACCAAAGTTTATTTAATGGAAAATAACGTTCGAGTAGAGGTGCTAGGCTATGTTCAATGA
- the gmhB gene encoding D-glycero-beta-D-manno-heptose 1,7-bisphosphate 7-phosphatase, with protein MKKAVFLDRDGTLNIDHGYVHKIDDFQFIEGSIDALKELKEMGYLLVLVTNQSGIARGYFSEDQFLQLTEWMDWSLADRGVDLDGIYYCPHHPEGKGEYKEDCACRKPKSGMLLEAITALRIDPAQSIMVGDKIEDLKAGIGAKVKTNILVRTGKPITEEGENLADYVLDSIADLPRIAKRLIK; from the coding sequence ATGAAGAAAGCTGTTTTTTTAGATCGCGATGGCACTTTAAATATCGACCATGGTTATGTTCATAAAATTGATGATTTCCAATTTATTGAAGGCAGTATTGATGCATTAAAAGAATTGAAGGAAATGGGATACCTTTTAGTTTTAGTGACCAATCAATCAGGCATCGCACGTGGATATTTTTCAGAAGATCAGTTTTTGCAACTGACAGAATGGATGGATTGGTCATTAGCTGATCGTGGTGTGGATTTAGATGGTATCTATTATTGCCCACATCATCCAGAAGGAAAGGGCGAGTATAAAGAAGACTGTGCATGTAGAAAACCGAAATCTGGCATGTTATTAGAGGCGATTACAGCGCTGCGAATCGATCCTGCACAATCTATTATGGTTGGCGATAAGATTGAAGATCTTAAAGCAGGCATTGGTGCAAAAGTGAAAACAAATATTTTAGTACGGACAGGCAAACCTATTACAGAAGAGGGTGAGAACCTCGCTGATTATGTTTTAGATTCTATTGCTGATTTACCAAGAATAGCAAAACGATTAATTAAGTAA
- the yihI gene encoding Der GTPase-activating protein YihI: MARKKKTRKISDIMPIRKSDKKPEAPKLSGKKLTRYELDAKAREDKKKRKHKGLASGSRHSNAEQNKHNQVVEQKDPRIGSRKKVPLIVEFVNKPEKGMTIPAVKEPKKLAPEIELERLENNEILNELLDALDEGKTISKADQQFVDECLDRIAQLMEELGIQDEEETEDDLYRTFEKIDINQFR, from the coding sequence ATGGCTCGTAAAAAGAAAACTCGTAAAATTAGCGATATTATGCCAATTCGTAAATCGGATAAGAAACCTGAAGCACCGAAGCTATCAGGTAAGAAATTAACACGTTATGAATTAGACGCTAAGGCAAGAGAAGATAAGAAAAAACGTAAACATAAAGGTTTAGCATCCGGTTCTCGTCATAGTAACGCAGAGCAAAATAAACATAATCAAGTCGTTGAACAAAAAGATCCGCGTATTGGTAGCCGTAAAAAGGTTCCACTGATTGTTGAATTTGTGAATAAGCCTGAGAAAGGGATGACAATTCCAGCAGTAAAAGAACCGAAAAAACTTGCGCCCGAAATTGAGTTAGAGCGTTTAGAAAATAATGAAATTCTAAATGAATTATTGGATGCCTTAGATGAAGGCAAAACGATTAGTAAAGCTGATCAACAATTTGTGGATGAATGCTTAGATCGTATTGCTCAATTAATGGAAGAATTAGGTATTCAAGATGAAGAGGAGACAGAGGATGATCTCTATCGAACCTTCGAGAAAATTGATATCAACCAATTCAGATAA
- a CDS encoding DUF2489 domain-containing protein — MWPIILSIIALGIIAGVSFYAFKLLRKLREQNTLIKQAKIARTKRLKESMVIIAKAMQNGDCNHSEGVIRLSMLLLPFGQSLKPYQAMYALYNIVKEMPTHEARKALLKKERMKLDLERESAEVKFEEEIMLELRQFLNDVEKFGEV; from the coding sequence ATGTGGCCGATTATTTTAAGTATTATTGCTTTGGGAATTATTGCTGGCGTATCATTCTATGCTTTCAAATTACTTAGGAAGTTACGCGAGCAAAACACTCTCATTAAACAGGCTAAAATAGCGCGTACAAAACGCCTAAAAGAGAGTATGGTAATTATCGCTAAAGCGATGCAAAATGGAGATTGCAACCATTCAGAAGGGGTAATTCGTTTATCAATGCTTTTACTCCCTTTTGGACAATCTTTAAAGCCATATCAAGCGATGTATGCACTTTATAATATTGTAAAAGAAATGCCTACGCATGAAGCTCGGAAAGCATTGTTAAAAAAAGAAAGAATGAAACTCGATCTTGAGCGAGAAAGTGCAGAAGTAAAATTTGAAGAAGAAATTATGTTGGAGTTACGTCAGTTTTTAAATGACGTAGAGAAATTTGGGGAAGTTTAA
- the hemN gene encoding oxygen-independent coproporphyrinogen III oxidase, giving the protein MSEIIWDLALIQKYNQSGPRYTSYPTALEFNESYTNEDFIAAANRYPERPLSLYVHIPFCHKLCYFCGCNKVITRHQHKADIYLDYLEKEIKARSELFKNRVATQVHWGGGTPTYLTEEQSARLMKMLKEHFTIADNAEVSIEMDPREIELDMLDHLRNIGFNRISMGVQDFNKAVQKAVNREQDEEFVNALLVRARELGFQSTNLDLIYGLPLQNVESFMFTLHKVIELNPDRLSIFNYAHLPSRFAGQAKIKEDQLPPPETKLEILQKTIETLGNAGYKFIGMDHFAKPDDELAIAQEKGILHRNFQGYTTQEECDLLGLGVSAISLLGDTYAQNQKELKHYYHDVENSGIALHKGLAMTEEDCLRRDVIKQLICNFKLDFASIEKQYNIDFKKHFAEDLQLLQPLLEDGLISETETGLQVSPKGRLLIRNICLCFDTYSRAAAKRQQFSRII; this is encoded by the coding sequence ATGTCTGAAATTATTTGGGATCTTGCGTTAATTCAAAAATATAACCAATCAGGACCTCGTTATACATCTTATCCAACTGCATTAGAATTTAATGAAAGTTATACAAACGAAGATTTTATTGCAGCGGCTAATCGTTATCCGGAAAGACCACTTTCCCTTTACGTACACATTCCGTTTTGTCACAAACTTTGCTATTTCTGTGGCTGTAATAAGGTGATTACTCGTCATCAACATAAGGCGGATATTTATCTTGATTATCTTGAAAAAGAAATCAAAGCGCGTTCAGAATTATTCAAAAATCGTGTTGCGACTCAAGTGCATTGGGGCGGCGGTACACCGACTTATTTGACAGAAGAACAATCTGCTCGTTTGATGAAGATGCTTAAAGAGCATTTTACGATTGCAGATAATGCAGAAGTCAGCATTGAGATGGACCCACGCGAGATTGAACTCGACATGCTTGATCATTTACGCAATATTGGTTTTAATCGAATTAGTATGGGCGTACAAGATTTTAATAAAGCGGTTCAAAAAGCGGTAAATCGTGAACAAGATGAAGAGTTTGTGAATGCATTGCTTGTTCGCGCTCGTGAGTTAGGTTTCCAATCGACGAACCTTGATTTAATTTATGGATTGCCACTTCAAAATGTAGAAAGTTTTATGTTCACATTACATAAAGTGATTGAATTGAATCCAGATCGTTTAAGTATCTTTAACTATGCCCATTTGCCAAGTCGATTTGCGGGGCAAGCAAAAATTAAAGAAGATCAATTACCGCCACCAGAAACCAAGTTAGAAATCTTACAGAAAACGATCGAAACCTTAGGTAATGCGGGTTATAAGTTTATCGGTATGGATCACTTTGCTAAACCCGATGATGAATTAGCGATTGCCCAAGAGAAAGGTATCTTACACCGAAATTTCCAAGGCTATACCACGCAAGAAGAATGTGATTTGCTCGGTTTAGGTGTATCCGCTATTAGTTTATTAGGTGATACATATGCTCAAAACCAAAAAGAATTAAAACATTATTATCATGATGTAGAAAATTCAGGAATTGCATTACATAAAGGTTTAGCGATGACTGAAGAAGATTGCTTACGCCGTGATGTGATTAAGCAATTGATTTGTAACTTTAAGCTTGATTTTGCATCAATTGAAAAACAATATAATATTGATTTCAAAAAGCACTTTGCTGAAGATTTACAGTTATTACAGCCATTACTTGAAGATGGATTAATTTCTGAAACGGAAACAGGCTTACAGGTTTCGCCTAAGGGTCGATTATTAATCCGTAATATTTGCTTATGCTTTGATACCTATTCAAGAGCAGCCGCAAAACGACAACAATTCTCTCGAATTATTTAG